In Hallerella succinigenes, the following are encoded in one genomic region:
- the cas2 gene encoding CRISPR-associated endonuclease Cas2, with protein MKYVVAFDISNGKKRKAAAKACAKWGFRVQRSVFEIFMDSSKVEDFSEQLLGIINPDHDTVRLYPLDSDNDQNIVIIGTGKPVRKLSYAII; from the coding sequence ATGAAATACGTGGTGGCATTTGACATTTCTAACGGCAAGAAACGGAAAGCCGCTGCCAAAGCCTGTGCAAAATGGGGATTCCGCGTGCAAAGATCAGTCTTTGAAATCTTTATGGATTCTTCAAAAGTGGAGGATTTTTCAGAGCAGCTTCTCGGGATAATCAACCCTGATCATGACACGGTTCGTTTGTATCCTCTCGACAGTGACAACGACCAAAACATCGTGATTATCGGCACGGGCAAGCCGGTTCGGAAACTTTCTTACGCAATTATATAG
- the cas1 gene encoding CRISPR-associated endonuclease Cas1, with translation MNLYITEQGTSIRKQGNHLRLTKADKLVGDYLISEISSVNIMGAASISSDAMASLNDAGASVAFLDRGGRFKGKYTSQSAKNVYLRLAQYDAFRNRHESFEIARGFVVSKIESGIALLNACDKNPHNPFRFDARPAMQKSLQSAMDCSGTDKNTLRGIEGNAAKIYFSSYAQCLMNGIRFPGRKFHPCTDPVNALLSLGYAFTAKRIEALLETYGFDPAIGFLHEPEYGRASLACDMLEEFRHPLVDRLVLKILNRKFIGTTDFVRKGDSDDSPLQLTREGMAAFIRHYEEFCDSPNRVVPDNEGASWNSLMRLRVEALRRRLLKKKQNTVGITTQEAA, from the coding sequence ATGAACCTCTACATCACAGAACAAGGAACAAGCATCCGCAAACAAGGCAACCACCTCCGCCTCACAAAAGCAGACAAACTCGTCGGAGACTACCTGATTTCAGAAATATCCTCGGTAAACATCATGGGCGCAGCATCCATCAGCAGCGACGCAATGGCATCGCTCAACGACGCCGGAGCAAGCGTAGCCTTCCTTGACCGCGGCGGACGATTCAAAGGCAAATACACCTCGCAATCCGCCAAGAACGTTTATCTAAGACTCGCCCAATACGACGCTTTCCGTAATCGTCACGAATCCTTCGAAATTGCAAGGGGCTTCGTCGTATCAAAAATAGAAAGCGGAATCGCGCTGCTGAACGCCTGCGACAAGAATCCGCACAACCCCTTCCGCTTTGACGCACGCCCCGCAATGCAAAAGTCGCTCCAGTCTGCAATGGACTGCTCCGGCACCGACAAAAATACGCTCCGCGGAATCGAAGGCAACGCCGCCAAAATCTATTTTTCAAGTTACGCACAATGCCTTATGAATGGCATCCGCTTCCCCGGACGAAAATTTCACCCCTGCACCGATCCCGTAAACGCACTGTTATCACTCGGCTACGCATTTACCGCAAAACGCATCGAAGCCTTGCTCGAGACCTATGGATTCGACCCCGCCATCGGATTCCTGCATGAACCCGAATACGGCAGGGCATCTCTTGCCTGCGACATGCTCGAAGAGTTCCGCCACCCGCTTGTCGATAGACTCGTCCTTAAAATACTCAATAGAAAATTCATTGGCACAACAGACTTTGTACGCAAGGGCGACTCGGACGACAGCCCGCTACAACTGACCCGCGAGGGAATGGCCGCGTTCATCCGCCACTACGAGGAATTCTGCGATTCGCCGAACCGCGTGGTACCAGACAACGAAGGCGCATCCTGGAACAGCCTAATGCGTTTGCGCGTAGAAGCTTTGCGCCGCCGCCTACTCAAGAAAAAACAAAACACAGTGGGCATCACAACTCAGGAGGCCGCATGA
- the cas6 gene encoding CRISPR system precrRNA processing endoribonuclease RAMP protein Cas6, producing the protein MFAIPHLQITRIYYRLVIENYKRFFRFPEAGIRGALGYYLYDEITKDFASPAHRENCTHLYSALLDPLPGTPAPPEGPQPRSINLRFFALPQEHDKAGLEVTFFGLSSTLSDTLEKCLTALGEEGIGHDATRFYIDGMRPPTVTDIADVQVSNSDSLKLVFFTPTTFRHYRKESTDWNLEMFSWNLLQRIELLCKAYGSIDGADWNFDELLHDLLAMESQAATTKTTRSRLSSRQNKRIYYSGFTGTVILKNISETARVLLSIGEMVGVGKNTTFGGGRYAITV; encoded by the coding sequence ATGTTCGCAATTCCGCACCTCCAAATTACACGTATCTATTACAGGCTTGTTATCGAAAACTACAAGCGTTTTTTCAGGTTTCCAGAAGCGGGCATACGCGGAGCACTTGGTTATTACCTGTACGATGAAATCACCAAGGATTTTGCAAGCCCCGCCCACCGTGAAAACTGCACGCACCTTTACAGCGCACTCCTTGACCCCTTGCCGGGCACACCCGCACCGCCCGAAGGTCCGCAACCCCGTTCCATAAACCTGCGATTTTTCGCCTTGCCGCAGGAACACGACAAGGCCGGACTCGAAGTCACCTTCTTTGGACTGTCCAGCACACTTTCCGATACACTCGAAAAATGCCTGACCGCTCTTGGCGAAGAAGGTATCGGACACGATGCGACACGTTTCTACATTGACGGGATGCGCCCACCAACCGTCACAGACATTGCAGATGTTCAGGTCTCCAATAGCGATTCGCTCAAGCTCGTTTTTTTTACGCCGACAACCTTTAGACACTACCGCAAGGAGTCCACAGACTGGAACCTTGAAATGTTCTCGTGGAACCTTCTGCAAAGAATAGAGCTGCTTTGCAAGGCCTACGGCAGTATAGACGGCGCAGACTGGAACTTCGACGAACTCTTGCACGATTTACTCGCCATGGAATCCCAGGCAGCAACCACCAAGACAACAAGGTCTCGACTGAGTTCTCGCCAGAACAAGCGCATCTACTACTCCGGTTTTACGGGCACGGTAATCCTAAAGAACATTTCCGAAACAGCGAGAGTGCTCCTTTCGATAGGGGAAATGGTCGGAGTCGGCAAGAACACCACCTTTGGCGGCGGGCGATACGCGATTACCGTATAG
- a CDS encoding AAA family ATPase, which produces MNPFKFGTIVEDEYFTDRVNELAQIKELLNSENHLVLISPRRFGKSSLVARALRQIGRPSITIDFMKVLNVEDLASQILRQVFQIHKFEKIKHLMKLFRVVPTLSFNPVTEGMDVSFVPSVGKPSAMLEDSLDLLEKVSSAKNRLIVVFDEFQEVNSIDKTLAKQLRAIMQRQKGLNYVFMGSQESMMEEIFEKKKSPFFHFGERMNLKKIPYEDFYSYIESRLPNMPAERKAAITEEILKFTDVHPYYTQQLSAAVYNAIEYSKVKENPVAHAIKRQVEEHSLDYERLWANMNRTDRKVMLALANRRNPMTDRSMAPSTLFSAIKRLLKQGYVIKTTGYELEDPFFGEWILGN; this is translated from the coding sequence ATGAACCCGTTCAAATTCGGAACCATCGTAGAAGACGAATATTTCACGGATCGCGTGAACGAACTTGCGCAGATTAAGGAATTACTGAACAGCGAGAACCATCTCGTGCTAATATCCCCGCGCAGATTCGGCAAGAGCAGCCTGGTAGCAAGGGCGCTTCGGCAGATTGGCCGTCCGTCCATAACTATTGACTTCATGAAAGTCCTGAATGTGGAAGATTTGGCTTCCCAAATTTTACGCCAGGTGTTCCAGATACACAAATTCGAAAAGATCAAGCACCTTATGAAGCTTTTCCGCGTCGTGCCCACGCTCTCCTTCAATCCGGTGACCGAAGGTATGGATGTGAGCTTCGTTCCCTCGGTAGGAAAACCGTCCGCCATGTTGGAAGATTCCCTGGACTTATTGGAAAAGGTGTCTTCTGCAAAGAACCGACTTATCGTGGTGTTCGATGAATTCCAGGAAGTGAATTCCATAGACAAAACCCTGGCGAAGCAGCTGCGGGCCATCATGCAACGGCAGAAGGGATTGAATTACGTGTTTATGGGTAGCCAGGAATCCATGATGGAGGAAATATTCGAAAAGAAAAAGTCCCCATTTTTCCATTTTGGCGAACGCATGAACCTGAAGAAAATTCCTTACGAGGATTTCTATTCCTATATAGAAAGCCGCCTGCCAAATATGCCAGCAGAGCGAAAGGCTGCCATCACAGAAGAAATTTTGAAATTCACAGATGTGCACCCTTATTACACGCAACAGCTTTCGGCCGCAGTCTATAACGCAATCGAGTACAGCAAGGTCAAGGAGAATCCTGTGGCCCACGCCATAAAGAGGCAGGTGGAAGAGCATTCCCTAGATTACGAGCGACTCTGGGCGAACATGAACCGCACCGACCGCAAGGTGATGCTCGCGCTAGCCAATAGGCGCAACCCCATGACCGATAGATCGATGGCCCCCAGTACTTTGTTCAGCGCCATCAAACGTCTGCTGAAACAGGGGTACGTCATCAAGACCACCGGTTATGAGCTCGAAGACCCATTCTTTGGTGAATGGATTTTAGGGAACTAA